The following nucleotide sequence is from Drosophila takahashii strain IR98-3 E-12201 chromosome 3L, DtakHiC1v2, whole genome shotgun sequence.
ttaataaattataattcattTTAGTGTGTGGTTAAACTCGATTTTGATTCAGTGAGCCTAAAAAGAAGCGTAGAAATcctaacaataataatataaacgctatacaattttaaaatatatatttccttacggtttttgtaaactgaaaatgattttcaattgtttttacaaGCCATTGCAGCTTACAGTctgttttatattataatcCCATACCCAAACCTCTGTAAACCTATCCCGTTTTTCTATACCCACAGACTCCCATCGAGTTGTCCATACATTGTCACTAAAGTTGGGGCGTTTCTGGGTCTGCCTTGGGGGCTGGGGAAAATAGAGGAGCGACAAGTGCAGCGATGCAAGATTACACACATTTGAGTCTCCAGCAGCCCAAACTCCCCCTTTCAGGAAAAGAATTACATTTAATGTGGCCCCAGGGCAGCTGGAGCAGCGTTCTCTGGACTCTGCGACGTGAACCGAAATTATCTAATTTGCAAAAGTTATTGCGATTAATTGGGCGTAATTATTGCGTGTCGTTAGCCGAGGCTAAATGGCGCCTTTTATGCAGCCATCGTAATTATTTTCCTCTCCTCTATTTTCCTTCGCTTTTCCTCTGCACTTTGCTGACCACTtgtcaattttaattgattgttaatCTGGGAGGAAGCTTGATCTTGACTCCATTGCGAATCCCCCTTTCGATGGGGTTAATCTTATAACGTAGCAAgttaattgtattaaatacgCTCCACGGCATCGTATTCTTTTTTTGCTGCAGCAGTTCTGGCGGAGTTAATGAACCATTGATGATCAAGGATAAGCACCAGTATTGTGGACATGGCAATTAGTTCGAGTGGGattcgctttttgttttgctgggCTCTTTATTGTGGCGGTATCTAAATATAGACGACGAGGGCCCATAAAAATCTGTATGGGTTGATATGTGAAGCTGCCGACATAAACCAATTTATTGCTGATAATTGCAAAAAACAACGCGGGACAATGACACTACACATAAAGCTTTTCATGCAACTATAAATGTTGTGATTCGGCTGGTTAAGTAGTATAACAATTATTTAGATCGATTAAAAATGTCTAAGATTTTTACTGTTCAACTTTTAATTGTTATGTAATTATTAGATGCTCATTAAGGTAATAAGCAATCTATTTGTTacacataaataataaaatattataatttaaacatGTTATATGTATTCCTATAGATCCTACGGCTCAGAGGCAGTTTATCACATCCACCTGTTCCCCAAAAGGTAAACCAATTATTTGGGGATCCCAGTTTTAGAAACACCCATTCCGTGTGGGAGTTGCCCAAGGTTCAACCTCCTTGTCACTCAGCTGGCTTGCCTTACATTTGTCTTGAACCTCTCTTGTGATTGTTATTAATGATGGACATAAATCAACCGACTGGCAGGGGAGTTCGCCACAATATGGTAACCGAAAAGTTCTCCCACCTCACGTAGCTGACCAGACGGACCGGCCAGTCAATTATGCCAATTGCTggccccaaaaaatatatctacGCGCACATGTGCATTTGTATCCGTATGTCCGTGCGCAACGGTTATTCGGTGCTGCGCATGCGCACCACATGAGgtctaataaaaattaagcgCGTGTTGCATTTGTTATTGtcaatgttgttgttgctcacTTGACCAACAAACGAAACAACACGTACAAACTTTGACGCGTGACGTTGTGGAAAAACAACActgataaacaaaatataattaatagatATTTAGGGACATTTAGGAAAAATacgaaattttacttttagctttttaatgattttgatGATTGCTTATATTGATACTACTTAATATTACCATTTAtcactgaaaaaaattgttttttcttatatattattctttttaataaatatacaattttctaaattattaaagactccccaaaaaaatagttatcaagataattaaatatattgaaacaattataccgtttaaaaaaattccaccataataaaatatatttattattccattttgaatttattttttgttggtcAGTTTTGTTTGGCACTGCCACTTGTGGCACGAAAACAGCTACAGCGCACTAACACAAGGGCAACAACTTTCGCATTAGGCCAaaccaacaacagcagcaacaaatccGTTGTAACCTGCCACGGAAGCCGCGACGCCTTCTCAACTTGGCCTGCAACGTAGGAAGGCAACCCATTTGTAAACTGAGAAAAATACAAGGCAAAAGCATTGTAATTTCTTTGACTAAAATATTACGAAAAGAAAAGGAAGATCCTAAAGAATCCTAAAGGAagattctaaagaattcgcgtataAGAATAATGAAGTCCTTCTGGCTCATACACCAATttaaaaaccctttttttttttgcttttttatcAGTGCAATGGTAAAGCCATTGCAGTGGCTTGGAGGTTAAAATTCTCGACttgtttgaaaaattaaacctTTTTTGGTAAAATCTTTGTATAAgactatatatttatttatttattattttaaaaattagtccaaagtatttgtttttgtgtagttaaaacaacaaaaaaaaagtcggGACAGGCCTTGTGGCGAGCCTTTAACATTTGTTAAGCCAAGAGTGGCTCTCGGCCTCTTTGGGCTCTGTGCATATTGCAGTTAATTTTCGCAACGACGCAATTGAGTTTTCCATCGCCCACGCCACGCCCTCCGCCCCTTCTGATCCTCCAGTAACGTTTGCAGCTGGTTTATGCGGTTCCAATTGGCAATGCCGCCTTATCACCTGCTTCACCGACATTACCAGCTGTTTAAGATACTCTAACTTTCTACGAATATCGATGATCCCTTATTTATTGgttgtttcttaaatatttcattccaatttaatgttaaaaatgaTTGATACTTACTTTGCTTTTCTAATGCTGTCTAAATGTATAGAATCCAGGAAATATTCTTGGTGAATAAATAATAGgtacattaaaataattttacattcttgttatttttacattcttgttatttttatctaaaattattaaagtttaaCTTGTATTAATTAAGAGTATTACAAGTACGAGTCTacgaaaaaaaggtttatgtcTATATTGTTGACTTGttttaatattgtattttcCTCTGCGATtttttggcgcgcaaaaattcagGTTTcgtaatgtttttgtttttcactcgatttttgcgatttaagttttggtttttggcctAGGCGTTGTTTGATAGTTGGTTTCTTGGCCGAACTGCGTCTGGGCAACGACGCCAATCAAAgcgcatttaattaattgaaatacgtTACATTAATTACACTGTAATTAAATGTTTGATTTATACTGCTAAGATCGCTGGCCAGGTCCAGATCCCATCGTCGTGTAGGTGTTCATTAATGGTTGCCCGACCTGTCCACTCTGCTCGCTTCGATTTTAGCGATTTATGCTAATGCCTGTCACCTGCTCGACCACTTGGCGAACTCGGAGCAGCAGACTGATCATTAATCTATGGGTTAGGAAAGCCTCTGAATATGCTAAATTGGTGGACCGTTTAATGGTTTCTGAACCCGTTGTATTTGGTATTTCGTCATATCTTTGACTATAAGCTGGACATTGTAAATGGTTTGGGCAACTGCGTTCTTAGCTTTTTTGAGTTATGCTTATCGGCTATGGATATTGACAAGTTcatttcataattttatttatattatgatatttaatattatttctctctctcttttgctTTCTTAAGGTTTTTAAATCTGTACTATATCACTATTTCCCCCAGTAAATcctattgtaatatttttgattgacAATGCTGCCGGAGCAGGAATCTGGCTGGCATTTTTGGCCCCCTATTTTGTTTGTCCCTTTGGGGTTTTTGGAGCGCTGATCCGAGTCAAAGCATCATCTAATGTCATGGCTCGCTGAGGACAGCGAACTGTCACTTGACGTTACGTTCGTGTGCTGCTCCATTtgacaaaaaggaaaaacggaaaactgTCGGCTCCTTGGCAGTTTTCCGTTTTCATTTGTGGCACGGGGCGCAGGCGCAGAAGCACACTTTCCCCCACGGGCCATAGAACATGTGTTGCATATTACTTGGAAAATGCCTCGAATTGTTTGCGGCTGCATATGGTTGTCTATTTGGATACCACTTCCTTTGgggtatatttatttgtacctATTAATTTGGGCTTATtacgaaaaaaatacttttgttgAAAACGGAAGTTTGTATAAACTTATTATTATAACATTATTcttattgttaaaatattatttattttattttctaccaAAACtagtttgattattaaaaataatttaaggattatttatttattattttatacatcctataaaaatgttttataaaacCAATGGAAATTCTACAAGGTATACAAAGTGCTCCACatttaattctttaatttttttttgggggggaaATGGGTGGATAGACCCATGGCAGGCCCCCCTTGAAAAGCGAGCAATGCCAAGTTGAAGTGACGTTTTCATTTTTCGGAAAATCCCCTCTCATTTGACTTTTCCTATTTATAGAGTGTGGCAGGCGCGGGCGCGTGGTGTCGCCCATTTTCTGTACCTCCTCCCCCTGAAACGAAACCGCCTTCCCCTTGTTGGATCTTGAATgaatttgttataaatataaactatcGCGCCCTCTGCTCTGGCACACACTTTCTGGGGAAATCCATCcgtgaaaatgtaaaatatctCCTGCTGAGTTTAGTTTTTCTGGCATTGCGCACTTTTTTCTGTTAGTTGTTTTGTATTCCGTGTCTTTTGTCTACACGTTCTCGAGTCGCTGCTGTCTTTTgtttaaaacttttcaattaaTGCTTTATTATCGCTCTTTTTTGGGGGGTTTTCCCCCAAATTTTGATGATCTGTTGATGGGACTTCGGAGGAATTTTCGGGGCCACCATCTGGCGGGGGAAGGTGAAGTGAAGGCGATTCcaacaaattgaattattttagtTGGATTTTCAACACGGCGCTCTTTTTGGATGGGGGATTAGAAATTGGAGGGAGGTACAAATGCTCCTGTTCAATTGATACGATTACGGCTAGTATGAGGCCATTTTATTAACTTTGTTTTTATCCCGCTAGTTGAATCGGTAATAATAAGGGAAATGAACTTATTTGTATTAGTAATCTCGATgattatattatattcttaTAGCGTGCTACCATGACTTTAGGTTTTGTTTAAAACAGTTTTtcatcatttaaaatatttatgctccATAAAATAGGAACCGGCTAGCTATTTTTAGTAGTAATTCGTGTCGACTggaattaaatcaattaaaacttaacaTGATTGAACTTGACAGTAGTCCGGGTAAAATTTAAAGATCAGGATCAGCAAATACATTGTAGTCGATGGACGAACATCACAACAAGATTGTTAATCTATTCGTACATATATGGAACATGGAGATTGCGTGCCAAATCCAAGCGAAAAAcatcaaataaataagatgAACTCAGAACAGCCAAGCGTCAGTTCAAAATGAAGTGGGctgtaataatattactctTTCACTTGCTGAAAAATATAaaggtctttaaaaaaatgttgtattaaattttttaatttccaaataCTTATTTTAACAGTGCGAGCAATCCTATGAGGTAACCAATGAGAGACTAGAGCCTTTCGAGGGCGATTCCCagactttggtttttttcgacaaattaaaaactgttGGCCGGGAGAGAGCTCTCAACGGGTCCTTTAAATTCGTTGGTGAGATGAACAACGATGACTTCAAGGTTTCCGTGGAACTCTATTCGAGTCCCAGAGGCGATGGGGAGTTTAAGAGGATGGCCATGGACGTGCCCCAAACGAGCATTTGCGACTGCTTCAAGAAGTTCTACGTCCAGTTCGTGCAACCTTCTGTGAAAACAGGAGAAACCACCAATTTTCCCCTGGTCGACGACGACTTTTGTCCAGTTCCCGAGGGCGAAttttacatcaaaaatgtCCTTTTCAACACCGAGGATTGGCCATCGCAAGTGCCTCGAGGGATTGTGAAGGccattataacattttttagtgGTGGCGATAATGTTGGAGGCCTCATAGTGGAAGTGAAAATTGAGGATCGTGagagttaaaaagtatttatagaGTTTGGTAGGAGGTGATCTTTTAATTTTCGTATCTTTGGTGATTTTAATAACAAGgaagaagtaaaaaaaaagtgaaatatacaattttttgagGATTATCTCAGAATCTATAACTTTTAAGTTTCTAAAAACTAGACTAAGttataatgtattaaaaaatattaaatgtcttaaaataaaatgtatgtcTTTGAAAGCTGAATATTgatgttaattatttaattttcaccacaaaattaaatagtctacgaattatttgtttaattaaaaaagcatAAGCAGAAACCCCTTGGCGCTGAATGTGTGAAATCgtagatatttttttgtgttatcTAAAAATGCAATTCTATTGTCCACAGTTCTCATTTGCACCAGCTGCACGACCTTAAGAACTATGACCCAATTGTGTCAGAAAATCAACCACAAAAGATCAACGGTTTTCAATTGTGGAATCGAATCAATAAAGTCGCTAGCCGCTGTGCTGTGGTCACCTGGCCAGAGTTGCGGTAAGGTGTCCGTTCGGACCCCTGCAGATCGTAAACAATGCACCTCGATGCGGAGACACGATCAAAGCCAACTGACAACCGACTGCATATGACACCTATATCACGCACCCACTCCCAGAACGCTCTTTCCAAAGACCCCTTTCAATTTATGCAAAGCACATCGAGAGATCGATCGGAGTTACTCAATTAAGTGCCAACAATTTGCTGCGaagttttcaatttcaattgccCGGCCAAGGAAACGTGCCACATGTTGCGAGTCTTTTTGGTGGGGGACGCCAGCAGGTTTTTGGCTCTGCATGCGCTAATTTGAGCAAATCAAACAAGGCTTCGGAAAAAAGATTCAAAGCGGTTTTCGGAGTTGCAGTCGGAGCCAACCAGTTTCGATAGCTGGCTGCGTGCAGTTTTTGTGGCAACAAcatgaaaatgtaaaaaaataaaaacacctgcCACAATTGATTAAATCGCAGCAATTCATTGTTATGAACGAAGAACTACAAAGAGGCACAACAGAACGCAGCGGAATACAGAATGGATTGAGGGTATAAAttagagatacatatagatttttaatgcaatcaaaaataatttgtttttaatgaacAAAAGTAAAACTTAAACTTACTTATAAAATAGGTAAGTAGGTTTTAAACAACAAAGACCtaagatattattatttagttaaATAAACACTAGAATAAAGATGATCGACTGATCATAAGAATATTAACATATTAGTTAGTTCTTATAATGTATCTCTGCTCTTTACTACAACCAGTAATCGAGGTTGATTGATTTTGTGGGTTCTTGAGATTCGTGGGTGTTCGGTTCCCGATCGTGAGGGTTTCCATTTGCTCAACTAAACTGGCTCAGACACTGTGGCTACCAATCGATTTCCCTATCGACCCCCCTCAGTTtcgcataaatcaagtttttgCGCAATAAAGTTTTTGGCACGTTCTAAAAGTGttaattggatttttttttgcttaaatCCCACACAGCTATTTGCATAGAGCGAAACGGAAAATTTGTGTGGGCTGATGTCGATCAGAGATTGATCAATGCCGAAAGTGCTTCGATTTATTTCGCTAAAGAGGCGTGGATTCgtcaaatgcaaattaaccTCATTAGTTAATGTAAGTAGATTCTGAATAGGATTACTGGTCAAGCTGACTTGAAGACTAGAAGTTGCACAACTTGCAATTGaaactaaaatgtttaaattagacagtttaatttataataatttacctTTATAGACTTTAATgagttgaataaaaataatttataatccCAAGAGTGATTTTTTACGACTTCTAAAAGAATTTTGAGTGTGATCtgtatgttttttattatttgggaTTTGATTATTTCCAGAATTTACACAATCATTTTAATGGCATCCAAAACAGGGTCATAAAACTGTTCGAATCTTCAGATCCAGCTCACAGCTGCCTTTCGAGAATAAAATCCACTTGTACAAATGGTTTTCAACAGAATTATGGCATCCATCCCAAGGCCCAAGAACGAAGGCCCGGCGACaatgattaaatatttgagaCTTCTGTTTCGGACCCCCCCAAATAATTATACGGCAACGAGTGTGgaacaattttattaatgGGTCGCGTGATTTAATGTGCCCCCCGTTCGATGTGGATATAGCTATAAATCTGTGTGGAAATGCTTTTGTTTGGTTCGTTGCTTAATTGCGTAATGATTGAGTTAGTTGCTGGCTTGGGTTTATGATCCTAACCGCTAATTGGAACAAGAGATCGGCGCCCCGCAGTGGAAATGATCAGCGAAATCGAGCCAGGAAATTAACTTATGAactattttgaactttaattgGGTATCTCTCAATTGGTTTAATAAGGTTTAGTGTAAAAGAAAGTTTCTCACGTTCTGGATCCATTACAATACCTATACTTAGAAACcagtttgatattttttattttggcctTCAACCGAAGTacatttccattattttctcaCTGGGCCATAAAAGCTGTCATCGCAGTATTTCAAATACATTTGCTTCCCACTCCCGAATAAAGTCATTAAATTTTGCTAATTAAACGACAACAGTTGGTGACCCAAATCTGCGCAGTGTTTCGCCAGAAAACATGCCCAATAacccaaaacaataaaaaatcaaaacaattttaatgggTCCGCGGAAAGAATATCAACAGATTTTCCACTTGAAAGTTTtcgcacaaaaaataaaaggccaatcctcaaattaaaaaaaatgtttttcgtgGCTTTCAG
It contains:
- the CheA75a gene encoding uncharacterized protein CheA75a is translated as MKWAVIILLFHLLKNIKCEQSYEVTNERLEPFEGDSQTLVFFDKLKTVGRERALNGSFKFVGEMNNDDFKVSVELYSSPRGDGEFKRMAMDVPQTSICDCFKKFYVQFVQPSVKTGETTNFPLVDDDFCPVPEGEFYIKNVLFNTEDWPSQVPRGIVKAIITFFSGGDNVGGLIVEVKIEDRES